The following are encoded in a window of Spea bombifrons isolate aSpeBom1 chromosome 2, aSpeBom1.2.pri, whole genome shotgun sequence genomic DNA:
- the PARL gene encoding presenilins-associated rhomboid-like protein, mitochondrial, with protein sequence MTSACWTLRACTGRSWCQGRRLFIEQRNGFRKAPKKPERGEAEVRGSPETMRSSFTPPLAEPISPARSHILKQLYKPFIFTVGFSGCSFGVAAIWQYESLKSRMRNYLDDIRADWLEKLRPQKQGEFRKQVNEWWNSLSDGQKTVSGIVAANILVFCLWRVPSLQRTMIRYFTSNPASRSLCLPMVLSTFSHFSLFHMAANMYVLWSFSSSIVSMLGPEQFLAVYMSAGVVSTFASYVCKTVTGRFGPSLGASGAIMTVLAAVCTKMPEAKLAIIFLPMFTFTAGSALKAILALDSAGLILGWKFFDHAAHLGGALFGIWYALYGHEFIWKKREPLVKMWHEFRSGPPRGGES encoded by the exons ATGACATCTGCATGCTGGACACTAAGAGCTTGTACAGGGAGAAGCTGGTGTCAAGGACgaag actttttatagaACAAAGGAATGGGTTCAGGAAAGCCCCAAAGAAACCTGAGAGGGGAGAAGCTGAGGTTCGGGGGAGTCCTGAGACAATGAGGAGTAGCTTTACACCGCCATTGGCAGAACCAATATCTCCGGCACGTTCTCACATTCTGAAGCAACTTTACAAACCTTTCATCTTCACTGTCGGG TTCTCAGGCTGCTCTTTTGGTGTTGCTGCTATATGGCAGTATGAATCTTTAAAATCGCGAATGAGGAATTACCTGGATGATATTCGAGCAGATTGGCTGGAGAAGTTACGGCCGCAGAAGCAAGGAGAATTTAGGAAGCAG GTGAATGAGTGGTGGAACAGTCTCAGTGATGGACAGAAGACCGTATCGG GGATTGTTGCTGCCAATATACTGGTATTCTGCCTCTGGAGAGTGCCTTCCCTGCAACGCACGATGATCCGATACTTTACATCTAATCCTGCTTCTC GTTCCCTCTGCCTTCCCATGGTTCTCTCAACCTTCAGTCACTTCTCACTGTTCCATATGGCGGCAAATATGTATGTGCTGTGGAGCTTCTCGTCAAGCATTGTTTCCATGCTGGGTCCAGAACAGTTTCTGGCTGTGTACATGTCTGCAG GAGTAGTGTCAACATTCGCAAGCTACGTCTGTAAAACAGTCACAGGACGTTTTGGCCCATCATTGGGAgca TCTGGCGCAATAATGACTGTTCTTGCTGCGGTTTGTACCAAGATGCCTGAAGCCAAGCTGGCCATTATCTTTTTGCCTATGTTCACTTTCACTGccggcagt GCCCTCAAGGCAATCCTTGCCCTGGATTCCGCTGGTTTGATCCTAGGATGGAAGTTTTTTGACCATGCAGCACACCTTGGAGGTGCTTTATTTGGGAT CTGGTATGCGCTATACGGCCATGAATTTATTTGGAAGAAGAGGGAGCCTCTAGTGAAAATGTGGCATGAATTTCGCAGTGGTCCTCCTAGGGGTGGTGAATCATGA
- the TMEM167B gene encoding protein kish-B: MTNAYSLDGLLVFALLFICTCAYFRKVPRLRTWLLSEKKGVWGVFYKAAVIGSRLHLAVAVSCFTMAFYVLFIK, encoded by the exons ATGACTAACG CCTACTCCCTGGACGGACTCCTGGTCTTTGCTCTCCTCTTTATCTGCACCTGCGCATACTTCAGGAAGGTACCCCGTTTGCGCACTTGGCTCCTGTCTGAGAAGAAGGGTGTATGGGGAGTGTTCTATAAAG CTGCAGTTATCGGCTCCCGTTTGCATTTGGCTGTTGCTGTTTCCTGCTTTACCATGGCCTTCTATGTCCTGTTTATAAAGTGA